The Henningerozyma blattae CBS 6284 chromosome 9, complete genome DNA segment atttagaaaaaaaattcctGAGAGCCTTTTAGcctttatttttgttatttgtttttttctatatttattcaatcCTCTATTTCTATTggttataaattttaagattcgtaatttttcttttttttgaccaaaaaataaaataatttgaacaattattttttttctgttaaACGAGACGCTCTCGTATAAAGTTTCTGCGCTAATTTATTGACATATCTTCATCgcataaaaaattaaactaataaaaaaaaaaataaaagaattctttaataaatgatgGCTACTCTACATCATCGCAAACacaataatagtaatattcGAAATACTTCTACTAGATACAATTCTGATTTCAACAATATTTCAAGAAGTAATAGCCATACGAGAATTGACAATTCACAACAATTTAATTCTCAAGCTCGTAACATACCGAAtcattcaataaatttccAAGATATAGATATGGATgtaaatatgaatatgaatcTGTCATTGAGTCTTGACATGATGGACAGCACAGAGTTGGATCAACAGCAACAACTGACACAACGGCAATTGGCACAGCAACAATTGAATCAGCAATTaaatcaacaacaacaaaataataatagtgtGAATCAATCTGATAGTGCTGATCATAAGAAAATCACTGTtgccaataataataataataataataataataataataataataataataataataataataataataataataataataataataataataataataataataataataatttagagCCAAGCATGtcgagaaaaaaaagaattatagAATTGATTGAAGTTAATGGGAAGAAAGTTTCGAAGACTTCTACAggtaaaagaaaatttcatAACAAATCGAAAAATGGTTGTGTGAATtgtaaaagaagaagagtTAAATGTGATGAAGGGAAACCAACGTGTAAGAAATGTTTGAACATGAAATTGGATTGTGtatatctaaataataacagtaATGCTagtgataataattctagtAATAATAGCGATAATATTAAGCTTGAGGAAAAACCTGATCTAAATTTATCTGTCCAAAATTcacgtaataataataataataccaatcATACCATTGAAAATTCTACATCTCTAAACTCcaaaaaagttaaatatgtaacaagaaattcaaatggtACACTAGTAGAGTctgataattataaaaaattgacTGAAAATACAAATGTTCCACTGTcaagaaataatagtaaatcGAACTCAATACCTGATAACAACGAAAGTAATTCGggatttaatgaaaaatcaaacTCTACAAGCTTAGaaagtttattattaccaccATTAGATACTTCTAAACCTAAGagtatgaaaaataattctaataataattcaaatagtaattcaaatagtaattcaaatatagatatcaatttaatgaataagACTTCAAGaactaattcaaattcaaatttaaactcaaattcaaattcgaTACCAAGCACAAATATAGCATCTAATGTACTGGGTAATGTTAATTTGAACAACTTAAGTATGAATAATATAGCTCAATTACAGCAGTTGTTTCTACCACAATTAATGAGTAATAGCAACAACAacaccaataataataataatggtggTGGAAATGACTTATTATCAGGGTTAGGTACCTTGTTAGGTGGTGCTTCAAATGGAACTAATGGTACTGATTTGTTGTCGGGATTAGGTAACCTATTAGGAACCGCAAGCAACTCCAATAACAATGGAAATTACAGTGCGAATAACATTATTGAAAGTTTATTGAATGGTGTtacttctaataataatcaatcgaatacaaataatattaataatcaaCTAAAcattaacaataatattaatactaataataataataatactaataatgcAAACCCATTACAAAGTCTTGGATTGGGCAATTTATTCACACCTAATcgtaattctaattcatcatcaaatacTAATGCAGCACCTTCAAATAGTAGTAacaatagcaataataataatcttggCGTCAGTATAGcgtatttattttcagatTCTTTGAATGCCAATGGAGCAGGTAATAATGTACTCAGTAATGTTATTAGCAACACATTAGGAAATGtaggaaataataatatcaatttgaaaGCTTTAAACATGATGAATAATGGTTCGAACAAAAACACATCGAATAATAACGGaaatatgaatttaattGGTACTCCAAATGGCATTGATTTACAAGATATTATTGGTGGCCTAAAACAAAATTGGAATTCACAAGCAATGAAAGCAAGTATTGCTGAGGAAATTCTTGCTAATATgcaaaatcaaattagTAACGAggataaaaataacaaattgaaaaataataataattctaataataacaatagtaatagtaataatgttaataacaataataccaataataatactaatagtACTAGTAGTAGAAGTAGTAGTAGAAGTGATGGTTCGACTAATAACATTAATGACACTAATGGACTGGATAATAATCCAACTATATCACCACCAGTACCAATAACGCCAATGGCAACAATTGTAGAAAATTCTTCTggttttaattcttcacaTTCAGGCCTTAATgccaataataatcaacTGAACGGTTTTGTACGAAATAAGGGAATCACTTCCAACAGAGATaatcaaattcatcatATTTCATCTCCATCTGCTGTGGCTATCGCTAATAGAGAAGGTTATTTGACTGGAAGTACATTGTCTAATACTAGTACTACAAGGGgaatttcatcatcttcaaattcacGCAGCACAAGTTTATCGTTAAATAAGGGGATTTCCATGTATTCTAGTACTAGCAATAGTAACTCTACTCCATATATGGGTagtataaataataatattaacaataataatagtatttcCAAAAGCATATTAtctaacaataataattctaccATAAGTAATGGAATCGGGAACATCGGCTCCATGAATGGGTTAAATTATGATGatggtaataattctaCAAGTCGTAGTACCAgtagtaataatacttATAACTCCCCATCTCCTCACATTGCTAAACTATTGCATTTTTCTCAAAATAACAACTTGAATCTTGTTTCGttgaaattgttttatcattattgtaCCACTGTTTGGGAAACAATTATTGAAGCAGGTATTTCAGGACCAAAAATATGGGAAAAAGATATCCCGGAAATGGCATTTGAATTCCCATTCTTAATGCATTCATTATTAGCGTTTAGCGCTACACATTTATCAAGAACAGAATCTGGGTTGGAGAGTTACGTGTCTACGCATCGTATCGAAGCACTAAGACTATTGAGAGAGGCTGTTTTAGAGattaatgaagataatACAGACGCACTAGTTGCTAGTGCGTTAATTCTGATAATGGACTCATTGGCTAATGCCAGTAACACAACAAGAAAATCAGGAAGTAACACTAATAGTATGTCTCCATCAGCTTGGATTTTCCATGTCAAAGGTGCATCAACTATTTTAACAGCAGTATGGCCATTATCACCAGAAAGTCGATTCcatgatttaatttctgTTGATTTGAGTGATTTTTGTAATACTATTAAATTGCAAGGAAACACAGGTTCTAATAACATtggtaataatgataatactgTAAAGGAGTTAATATGTTTTGATGAAAGCATAGCAGATTTATACCCTGTGGAAATTGATTCCCCCTACTTGATCACACTAGCATATCTGGATCAATTAAACCGTGATAAGAATcaaaatgattttattttgagaATTTTTTCCTTCCCTGctttattagataaaaCATTTTTAGCATTGTTGATGACTGGTGATTTAGGAGCAATGAGGATTATGAGAAGTTACTACAAGTTATTAAGGGGTTATACTACAAATGTTATGGATAGAGTGTGGTTTTTAGAAGGTGTGTCACAAGTATTGCCTCAAGACGTTGACGAATATagtggtggtggtggtatGCATATGATGTTGGATTTCCTCGGTGGTGGTCTACCGTCTATGACAACCACAAATTTAAGTGAATTTATGTAAATTTCTTCACCAAGCATTTCAACTATTCTAATCgaatattgttattataattattttttttctatttgtattatcatTGCATTGCCacgttttttttttttggagaTTTCCTATGCTCCAATTTTTTGTATCTTTTACTTGGTGTATATAATTGAGCATTGAGCATGGTGCTTTATTCTTTCACCtgataacttttttttataaatatatagatatcTGTATATTTGCAATTTCTCTAATATAGACATTAATTGACGTTCCTATTAGCTTGCCCCTGAATTACAATGCTTATACTAGTATCTCTTAGTGATATACTCTAATCGGCGCGTTAGATCAACATGCTACCCTATTAGGAAATCCAGTGAAACCACCGTACCGGAGTTACACCAAATCTCTGTGTCGTTCTGTGGTTTTCTTTCTGGTAAATAACCAATGAAAGGACGTCCAAATCTGGAAAGGCacaaattgaattttgagTGTTTTGCTCGAGAaccaaatatatattgCCTTTTACCTTTTTAGGGAAGTCCACATCAACTCCTGATTTATAATCTGTTCTTAGTAAGGTTGGCACAGTGCAAGGAATCTTATTTAATTGAGCCAATTATATGCCTATAAGCATCAAGTTGATATTTTGTGATCATTTAGATTGAAACAAATAGAGTCCAgcacaaaaaaaattattataatttgcCTTTTCTTGAAAGCCCTGAATGGCATTTGTTTCTAAAAGCTCAAactttaaagaataaatacACATTTTGCTGGCAAGgatatttaaagattacatggaatatttattgtcaaactgataatatttatattcgGTGTGTATTTTGAGGCATTTGCATTAATGTGTTTTCTGATCTTTTAGGTGATTGGTCAATTTTAGTGTTTACTTTTAGAACTTAGACGTCTTCTGTTTACACACATTTCAGACATAATTTGTATATAATACATGAACTTCTGGTGATACTTTAAGTTTCTTATTTCTCACTATTCCCCTTCTGGTAGCACCGTAAATCCgaaaagattaaattatatttactaGTGgagaaattatattttggaTATCGAATATACAATACTGTTACTGTGATTTGCTTttgcaatttttttattttaacgtattattcataataattaataagcACTCAAAAATAGGCTGGAATATTAACAATCACAAAGATAGTTTAAAGATACTAGTATATTGAATACTGGTATATATTAGCACTTACTTTACCATATTCAAACTTAGTAGTTAATAagagtatttttttcttcattcttcgtactttttctttttttttgcacTTTATACTGAACTTCATATTCTCACAAATAGTTATAATACCTAATTCaacttattattaaaattccaaaaaaaaataaaataagaaaaaatgcATGTCACTGAATCTGCAGATTCCATTAACTCGGATCCCTTGGTTAAGATAGCTCCTATAAAGGAACTTCATTTAGAAGGGCCAATTGCGTCAgcaaataaacaaaaggcaaaaaaattaaactatacCGTTGTAGaagatttaaatcaattcgAATGGTTTGTCAAGTCAAAAGAATATGAGGCCttaaataagaaaattattgagCAAAACAAACAACGTTCTGGTCTTTTTAAGTCTTTAAAACCTTCTATGGATACCAGAGTAGAGACTCaaactttatattttacagATTTAGCAACTGGTAAGTGTGGATTTATCCAGTTGTTATATTCTGCAGTTTTAGGAGGTGTTTACAAAGGGTTCCAAGTCAATTTTAAAGTGTTCAATGCATCAAAAGAAACAGATGAAGATATTTGGgaaagttttaaattagATACACCTAAAGAATTCACCAATTTAAGAGTCAAAACTTcaaattgtttatttgaattcttaCATCCTTCAAAAGTGGcaaatccaaatattattggGCATCTccatattaaattaaatattaatagcaatggaaaaaatgatacatctacaaataaaaatgcccgtgatttaaaaattaatatctttgTGGATCTTTTTAAAGGTTTCATGATTAACCCAGATGGTTGTACTTATTTCATTGATAAGCCAACATTGAAAAGTTCACTTGAAGATAAGGATAccatttctaataaattcattagaCATATGTTTGTACCAAAATGCACAGGGAAAGGTACTATATCTTATCATAATAAAGATGACAAATTGGTCACCATAAAGTTGTCTAGTGTTCCTATGGCTTACATAGATGCAGTACAAGGTCTGTTACCAAACAAAGCA contains these protein-coding regions:
- the TBLA0I02540 gene encoding Zn(II)2Cys6 transcription factor (similar to Saccharomyces cerevisiae UPC2 (YDR213W) and ECM22 (YLR228C); ancestral locus Anc_8.423) — encoded protein: MMATLHHRKHNNSNIRNTSTRYNSDFNNISRSNSHTRIDNSQQFNSQARNIPNHSINFQDIDMDVNMNMNLSLSLDMMDSTELDQQQQLTQRQLAQQQLNQQLNQQQQNNNSVNQSDSADHKKITVANNNNNNNNNNNNNNNNNNNNNNNNNNNNNNNNNNNNLEPSMSRKKRIIELIEVNGKKVSKTSTGKRKFHNKSKNGCVNCKRRRVKCDEGKPTCKKCLNMKLDCVYLNNNSNASDNNSSNNSDNIKLEEKPDLNLSVQNSRNNNNNTNHTIENSTSLNSKKVKYVTRNSNGTLVESDNYKKLTENTNVPLSRNNSKSNSIPDNNESNSGFNEKSNSTSLESLLLPPLDTSKPKSMKNNSNNNSNSNSNSNSNIDINLMNKTSRTNSNSNLNSNSNSIPSTNIASNVLGNVNLNNLSMNNIAQLQQLFLPQLMSNSNNNTNNNNNGGGNDLLSGLGTLLGGASNGTNGTDLLSGLGNLLGTASNSNNNGNYSANNIIESLLNGVTSNNNQSNTNNINNQLNINNNINTNNNNNTNNANPLQSLGLGNLFTPNRNSNSSSNTNAAPSNSSNNSNNNNLGVSIAYLFSDSLNANGAGNNVLSNVISNTLGNVGNNNINLKALNMMNNGSNKNTSNNNGNMNLIGTPNGIDLQDIIGGLKQNWNSQAMKASIAEEILANMQNQISNEDKNNKLKNNNNSNNNNSNSNNVNNNNTNNNTNSTSSRSSSRSDGSTNNINDTNGLDNNPTISPPVPITPMATIVENSSGFNSSHSGLNANNNQLNGFVRNKGITSNRDNQIHHISSPSAVAIANREGYLTGSTLSNTSTTRGISSSSNSRSTSLSLNKGISMYSSTSNSNSTPYMGSINNNINNNNSISKSILSNNNNSTISNGIGNIGSMNGLNYDDGNNSTSRSTSSNNTYNSPSPHIAKLLHFSQNNNLNLVSLKLFYHYCTTVWETIIEAGISGPKIWEKDIPEMAFEFPFLMHSLLAFSATHLSRTESGLESYVSTHRIEALRLLREAVLEINEDNTDALVASALILIMDSLANASNTTRKSGSNTNSMSPSAWIFHVKGASTILTAVWPLSPESRFHDLISVDLSDFCNTIKLQGNTGSNNIGNNDNTVKELICFDESIADLYPVEIDSPYLITLAYLDQLNRDKNQNDFILRIFSFPALLDKTFLALLMTGDLGAMRIMRSYYKLLRGYTTNVMDRVWFLEGVSQVLPQDVDEYSGGGGMHMMLDFLGGGLPSMTTTNLSEFM
- the TBLA0I02550 gene encoding uncharacterized protein (similar to Saccharomyces cerevisiae YDR222W and YLR225C; ancestral locus Anc_8.432), with translation MHVTESADSINSDPLVKIAPIKELHLEGPIASANKQKAKKLNYTVVEDLNQFEWFVKSKEYEALNKKIIEQNKQRSGLFKSLKPSMDTRVETQTLYFTDLATGKCGFIQLLYSAVLGGVYKGFQVNFKVFNASKETDEDIWESFKLDTPKEFTNLRVKTSNCLFEFLHPSKVANPNIIGHLHIKLNINSNGKNDTSTNKNARDLKINIFVDLFKGFMINPDGCTYFIDKPTLKSSLEDKDTISNKFIRHMFVPKCTGKGTISYHNKDDKLVTIKLSSVPMAYIDAVQGLLPNKAASRWNFMTFQGKNHSLLCMEYVTIKEYGNDSITIWSISQKDKLVTIGAKVSNNRHRVKYTETVRDEESGWDFPTAIRFPPGFKENNLHLVNRYDVMCELPSFIKSLAEKYAHIKPFIYQYCQNSTYHRDKGISIIETSFIS